A single region of the Pontibacter kalidii genome encodes:
- the pepE gene encoding dipeptidase PepE yields MSRNLLLISTSTTHGTGYLEHAEQEVRALLEGKKSILFIPYARPGGISHKDYTSKAREAFEKWGVSVSGVHEHDDAAKAVKEAEAVFIGGGNTFVLLRQLYQNKLVEPLRERVRQGMPYMGTSAGTNVAGKTIGTTNDMPIVHVKTFDALQLVPFNINPHFLDPDPGSTHMGETRDTRIAEFHHHNQQPVIGLREGSMLRVQGDRMKLLGPHTARVFLQSDKPMEFKPSDDINFLLDVY; encoded by the coding sequence ATGAGCAGAAACTTACTTTTGATAAGCACCTCTACCACGCACGGCACCGGTTACCTGGAGCATGCAGAGCAGGAGGTAAGGGCCCTGCTGGAGGGTAAAAAGAGCATCTTGTTTATACCCTACGCCCGCCCGGGGGGGATATCGCATAAGGATTATACTTCTAAAGCGCGCGAGGCCTTTGAGAAATGGGGCGTAAGTGTGAGCGGCGTGCATGAGCATGATGATGCGGCGAAAGCCGTAAAAGAGGCGGAAGCGGTGTTTATCGGAGGTGGAAACACCTTTGTGCTGCTACGCCAGCTCTACCAGAACAAGCTGGTGGAGCCGCTGCGGGAGCGTGTGCGGCAGGGCATGCCTTACATGGGCACCAGCGCCGGCACCAATGTAGCGGGCAAAACCATCGGCACCACCAACGACATGCCGATTGTGCATGTAAAAACCTTCGATGCGCTGCAGCTGGTACCGTTCAACATCAACCCGCATTTCCTGGACCCGGACCCGGGCTCCACGCACATGGGCGAGACACGCGACACCCGCATTGCCGAATTCCACCACCACAACCAACAACCGGTCATCGGCCTGCGCGAGGGCAGCATGCTGCGCGTACAGGGCGACAGAATGAAGTTGCTGGGGCCACACACGGCGCGTGTCTTTCTGCAAAGCGATAAGCCAATGGAGTTTAAGCCTTCCGACGATATCAACTTCCTGCTGGATGTATACTAA
- a CDS encoding RNA polymerase sigma factor, which yields MEDKELLEKFAQPESRNMAFNQLVRKYQEKIYWHIRKMVIDHDDADDLTQDVFLKVWKNLDNFRQDAQLYTWIYRIATNECLSFLSSKKRKFFLPLNDVTAELMEKVEASPELAGDEVQMKLQKAILRLPEKQRLVFNMKYFDEMKYEEMSEILGTSVGALKASYHIAVKKIEEFVKQD from the coding sequence TTGGAAGACAAAGAGCTACTTGAGAAATTTGCCCAGCCCGAGAGCCGCAACATGGCCTTTAACCAACTTGTGCGCAAGTACCAGGAGAAGATCTACTGGCACATCCGCAAGATGGTGATCGACCATGACGATGCCGACGACCTGACGCAGGACGTGTTTCTGAAAGTATGGAAGAACCTCGACAACTTCCGCCAGGATGCCCAGCTCTATACCTGGATCTACCGTATCGCCACCAACGAGTGCCTTTCCTTCCTCTCAAGCAAAAAGCGGAAATTTTTCCTGCCCCTCAACGACGTGACCGCCGAGCTGATGGAAAAGGTGGAGGCCAGCCCTGAACTGGCTGGGGATGAGGTGCAGATGAAACTGCAGAAGGCCATCCTGCGCCTACCTGAAAAGCAACGCCTGGTGTTTAACATGAAGTATTTCGATGAAATGAAGTATGAGGAAATGTCCGAGATATTGGGCACATCCGTAGGGGCTTTGAAGGCATCTTACCACATCGCGGTAAAAAAAATTGAAGAATTTGTAAAGCAGGATTAA
- the bcp gene encoding thioredoxin-dependent thiol peroxidase: MTLNIGDKAPAFEGRDQNGNTVKLSDYRGKKVVLYFYPKDNTPGCTTQSCNLRDNYSDLKKAGYEVIGVSIDSEKSHQNFISKYELPFTLLADTDKKIVEQYGVWQEKSMYGRKYMGTMRYTFVIDEEGTIQDIITKVKTKEHAAQLLK; encoded by the coding sequence ATGACACTAAACATCGGAGACAAAGCGCCTGCGTTTGAGGGCAGGGACCAGAACGGAAACACCGTAAAACTGAGCGACTACCGCGGCAAGAAAGTGGTTCTATACTTCTACCCGAAGGACAACACCCCCGGCTGCACGACCCAGAGCTGCAACCTGCGCGACAACTACAGCGACCTTAAAAAAGCAGGTTACGAAGTGATCGGCGTGAGTATAGACAGCGAGAAATCACACCAGAACTTCATCAGTAAGTATGAACTGCCTTTTACGCTCCTTGCCGATACCGATAAGAAGATCGTGGAGCAGTACGGGGTGTGGCAGGAAAAATCGATGTATGGCCGCAAGTACATGGGCACCATGCGCTACACCTTCGTCATCGATGAGGAAGGGACAATCCAAGACATCATCACCAAGGTAAAAACAAAGGAGCACGCCGCCCAGCTACTGAAATAA
- a CDS encoding fumarylacetoacetate hydrolase family protein has translation MKILAIGRNYADHIAELQNEVPDEPVIFFKPDTAVLRHNEPFYYPEYSNDIHHEVELILRISREGKNIEQKFAHKYYDAIGLGIDFTARDLQAKAKSKGLPWTLAKGFNGSAPVSEFLPLSDFPDLQNISFRLDVNGETRQQGNSKMMLNSFDDIIAYISKFITLKKGDIIYTGTPQGVGPVKIGDRLEGYVEDKKLLDFEVK, from the coding sequence ATGAAGATATTAGCCATCGGCAGGAACTATGCCGATCATATTGCCGAACTCCAGAACGAGGTGCCCGACGAGCCTGTGATCTTTTTTAAACCCGACACAGCCGTCCTTCGCCACAACGAGCCCTTTTATTACCCGGAGTACAGCAACGACATTCACCACGAGGTGGAGCTGATTTTGCGCATCAGCCGCGAGGGCAAGAACATCGAGCAGAAATTCGCCCATAAGTACTACGACGCCATAGGCCTGGGCATTGATTTTACAGCCCGCGACCTGCAGGCAAAAGCTAAAAGCAAGGGCCTACCCTGGACGCTGGCCAAAGGTTTTAACGGCTCGGCCCCTGTCTCCGAGTTTCTGCCGTTATCAGACTTCCCCGATCTGCAGAACATCAGTTTCAGGCTGGATGTGAACGGTGAGACGAGGCAACAGGGCAATTCTAAGATGATGCTCAACTCCTTTGACGACATCATCGCTTACATTTCTAAATTCATCACCCTGAAGAAAGGGGACATTATTTATACAGGAACACCTCAGGGCGTAGGCCCCGTTAAAATTGGAGACAGGCTGGAAGGATATGTTGAAGACAAGAAACTCCTCGATTTTGAAGTTAAATAA
- a CDS encoding vWA domain-containing protein, with translation MISATGGAFAQDKKPQPKTRILFLLDASGSMMAKWENSDRMAVAKSLLSHLVDSLDQYDNVEVALRAYGHQFGRERNDCKDTKLEVPFGEDNADAIKKKLDAIVPRGNTPITYSLQQAAGDFPEDRSRNVVILITDGLESCGGDPCATSEALQRKRIFLRPFVIGIGIEPEQEKQLNCIGQYFNAADIKTFETVLTEIVTQALSQTTVSVELLDEQNRPSETGVNMTFVNALTGEAEYDYVHYLDANGKTDVLDVDALLPYHLLVNTTPPVLERNLSIRPGRNNIIKVKAPQGELYLRQDGPSPYKLLNAIVRQAGSEKTLNVQPFGNRHKYLAGKYDLEILTMPRIMLRNVELKQGETNTITIPPPGQLAIPSQVQGYGSVYELHESGAQRWLYNLPEDNSKVTMALQPGKYKIVYRMKSAQSSKFTFVQDFTIRSGATTTVRIFNR, from the coding sequence ATGATTTCGGCAACGGGAGGCGCTTTTGCCCAGGATAAAAAACCGCAGCCTAAAACACGCATCCTCTTTCTGCTGGATGCCTCGGGAAGTATGATGGCCAAGTGGGAGAACAGCGACCGCATGGCCGTCGCCAAAAGCCTGCTCAGCCACCTGGTGGACTCGCTCGACCAGTATGACAACGTGGAGGTGGCGCTGCGGGCCTACGGCCACCAGTTTGGCCGTGAGCGTAACGACTGCAAGGACACAAAGCTGGAGGTGCCTTTCGGGGAGGATAATGCTGATGCTATCAAGAAAAAGCTGGATGCCATTGTGCCCCGGGGCAACACGCCCATCACCTACTCGCTGCAGCAGGCCGCCGGCGATTTTCCGGAGGACCGCTCCCGCAACGTGGTGATCCTGATTACGGACGGGCTGGAGTCCTGCGGCGGCGACCCTTGCGCCACCTCCGAGGCACTGCAGCGGAAGCGTATTTTCCTGCGCCCCTTCGTGATCGGCATCGGCATTGAGCCAGAGCAGGAGAAACAGCTCAACTGCATAGGCCAGTACTTTAACGCCGCCGACATCAAGACGTTTGAGACGGTGCTGACCGAGATCGTGACGCAGGCGCTGAGTCAGACCACCGTGAGCGTGGAGCTGCTTGACGAGCAGAACCGCCCCAGTGAAACGGGCGTGAACATGACCTTTGTGAACGCCCTGACCGGTGAGGCAGAGTATGATTACGTGCATTACCTGGATGCCAACGGAAAAACCGACGTGCTGGACGTGGATGCCCTCCTGCCCTACCACCTGCTGGTGAACACCACACCGCCGGTGCTGGAGCGCAACCTGAGCATCAGGCCGGGCAGAAACAATATAATAAAGGTAAAGGCGCCGCAGGGGGAGTTATACCTGCGCCAGGATGGTCCCTCGCCTTACAAGCTACTGAACGCCATCGTGCGCCAGGCAGGCTCTGAGAAGACCCTGAACGTGCAGCCCTTCGGCAACCGGCACAAGTACCTGGCGGGCAAGTATGACCTGGAGATACTCACGATGCCGCGGATCATGCTCCGTAACGTGGAGCTGAAGCAGGGAGAGACGAACACTATCACCATCCCGCCGCCAGGCCAGCTGGCCATTCCCTCGCAGGTGCAAGGGTACGGCAGCGTGTACGAGCTGCACGAGAGTGGCGCCCAGCGCTGGCTTTACAACCTGCCGGAGGATAACAGCAAGGTCACCATGGCCCTGCAGCCCGGCAAGTATAAAATAGTGTACCGGATGAAATCCGCCCAGTCGAGCAAGTTCACTTTTGTGCAGGACTTCACCATACGATCGGGCGCAACCACTACCGTAAGGATTTTTAACAGATAA
- a CDS encoding transketolase, which translates to MNPHNLSIEELKQTAAQVRRDIVRMVHAVNSGHPGGSLGCTDYFVSLYFRVMNYSTDFTMDGQGEDLFFLSNGHISPVWYSALARAGFFDVKELATFRKLDSRLQGHPTTHEGLPGIRIASGSLGQGLSVAIGAAQAKKLNNDNNLVYVLMGDGELEEGQIWEAAMYAAHHKVDNIIATVDRNGQQIDGSTAEVAGLGDLRAKFEAFGWHVLEADGNNFELLLPALEEAKATTGKGKPVIILMNTEMGFGVDYMMGSHKWHGVAPNDEQLEIALQQLAVEQASDY; encoded by the coding sequence GTGAACCCACATAACCTTAGCATCGAAGAGCTGAAGCAAACCGCCGCGCAGGTGCGCCGCGATATTGTGCGCATGGTGCATGCCGTGAACTCCGGCCACCCGGGCGGCTCGCTTGGCTGCACCGATTACTTCGTGTCACTGTACTTCAGGGTGATGAACTACAGCACCGATTTTACGATGGACGGCCAGGGCGAAGACCTGTTCTTCCTTTCCAACGGCCACATCTCGCCGGTATGGTACTCTGCACTGGCCCGCGCCGGCTTCTTTGATGTAAAAGAGCTGGCCACGTTCCGCAAGCTGGACTCCAGGCTGCAGGGCCACCCGACCACGCACGAAGGCTTACCGGGCATTCGCATCGCCTCCGGCTCGCTGGGCCAGGGACTTTCTGTGGCCATCGGCGCGGCACAGGCCAAGAAGCTCAACAACGATAATAACCTGGTGTACGTGCTGATGGGCGACGGCGAACTGGAGGAAGGCCAGATTTGGGAGGCCGCTATGTATGCCGCGCACCACAAAGTAGATAACATCATCGCCACCGTAGACAGAAACGGGCAGCAGATAGACGGCTCTACCGCAGAAGTAGCGGGCCTGGGCGACCTGCGCGCCAAATTCGAAGCCTTCGGCTGGCACGTGCTGGAGGCCGACGGCAACAACTTTGAGTTGCTGCTGCCTGCCCTGGAAGAGGCCAAGGCCACCACAGGCAAGGGCAAGCCGGTCATTATCCTGATGAACACGGAGATGGGCTTCGGCGTGGATTATATGATGGGCTCGCACAAGTGGCACGGCGTGGCACCGAACGATGAGCAGTTGGAGATAGCCCTGCAGCAACTGGCCGTAGAACAAGCATCCGATTACTAA
- a CDS encoding transketolase family protein — MKEYTYTEKKDTRSGFGDGLLELGRQNPNVVGLCADLIGSLKMGAFQKEFPERFFQVGIAEANMIGLAAGMTIGGKIPFTGTFANFSTGRVYDQIRQSVAYSGKNVKICASHAGLTLGEDGATHQILEDIGMMKMLPGMTVINPCDYNQTKAATIAIAEHEAPVYLRFGRPVVPIFTPADQKFEIGKAVMLNEGTDVSIFATGHLVWKAILAGKILADKGISAEIINIHTIKPLDTEAVLKSVAKTGCVVTAEEHNRIGGLGDSIAQALATTKPAPQEYVAVNDTFGESATPDELMEKYGLTENDIVAAVERAMSRK, encoded by the coding sequence ATGAAAGAGTATACTTATACAGAGAAAAAAGACACGCGTTCCGGCTTCGGTGACGGTTTGTTAGAACTGGGCCGCCAGAACCCGAACGTGGTAGGCCTGTGCGCCGACCTGATCGGCTCCCTGAAAATGGGCGCTTTCCAGAAGGAATTCCCGGAGCGCTTCTTCCAGGTAGGTATTGCTGAGGCCAACATGATCGGCCTGGCAGCAGGGATGACCATCGGGGGTAAGATCCCGTTCACGGGCACCTTTGCCAACTTCTCCACCGGCCGCGTGTATGACCAGATCCGCCAGTCGGTGGCTTACTCGGGCAAGAACGTGAAGATCTGCGCCTCGCACGCGGGCCTCACCCTGGGCGAGGACGGTGCCACGCACCAGATCCTGGAAGACATCGGCATGATGAAGATGCTACCCGGCATGACCGTGATCAACCCATGCGACTATAACCAGACCAAAGCCGCCACCATCGCCATTGCCGAACACGAGGCCCCCGTATACCTGCGCTTTGGCCGCCCGGTGGTGCCCATCTTCACCCCTGCCGACCAGAAGTTTGAAATTGGCAAGGCCGTGATGCTCAACGAGGGAACCGACGTGAGTATCTTCGCCACCGGCCACCTGGTGTGGAAAGCCATACTTGCCGGAAAGATTCTGGCTGACAAAGGCATCTCTGCCGAGATCATCAACATCCACACCATAAAGCCGCTGGATACAGAGGCGGTGCTGAAGTCGGTGGCCAAAACGGGCTGCGTGGTAACGGCAGAGGAACACAACCGCATCGGCGGCCTGGGCGACAGCATTGCGCAGGCGCTGGCCACCACCAAACCCGCCCCGCAGGAGTATGTGGCCGTTAACGATACCTTCGGCGAGTCAGCCACCCCGGATGAACTGATGGAGAAGTATGGCCTGACGGAGAATGACATTGTGGCCGCCGTGGAGCGCGCCATGAGCAGGAAATAA
- a CDS encoding M23 family metallopeptidase, which translates to MKLNKKRIATAILGLFSSFGAMAQMPAEPPMPAPADYFLFPIKPGERNYLSGTMGEIRSNHFHGGLDIKTDQRVGLNVHAAADGYISRVKQSTYGYGNIIYVTHPNGLVTTYAHLLEFYQPLADHVLQKQYEKQTFELELFPEPGQFPVKRGDVIGLSGNTGGSGGPHLHFEIRDKEDRLYNPLRYTFKEVIDTTPPDIYSIGIAPLNIHARVNNAFERAELRTKKVGNNYTLTDTVFAHGLLGLELQTIDRLDGAANKNGTQEVTLFVNGEQMYNHYIDRVPFELSRQVSQHINYGQYRRRGSTFQKAFVDYGNDLPLYKANGSDGRLKVHPDSVYQVKLVARDSYNNTSSLSFTVKGQKPAFTQTRSATVKKPSINYEILGNVLRINAADTSATPKNIELFVGGEELMLVPSYVSNSIAVGLYDLRAGLPDSMRFCGLSTSFGLEQMVPPAQEFQFRNSYLKLGFDKQSLYDTLYLQTSLENGVFTIGDYFTPLHKAIKVTLKADTTGIDKSKAAVYFLGTGRGRGFTGGKWEGNTITFTTRNMGKFKVMEDTKAPTIRLISKSRNGISFKIADDLSGLNSYNAWVDGKWILMKYEHKQATIWSEKLDKNIPLSGEVILKVRDNAGNEAVYTTRI; encoded by the coding sequence TTGAAGTTAAATAAGAAGCGGATTGCCACAGCCATACTTGGTTTGTTTTCCAGCTTTGGCGCCATGGCCCAGATGCCGGCAGAGCCGCCCATGCCGGCCCCGGCCGACTACTTCCTCTTCCCGATAAAGCCGGGTGAGCGCAATTACCTGTCGGGCACCATGGGCGAGATTCGCTCCAACCACTTCCACGGCGGGCTCGATATCAAGACCGATCAGCGCGTGGGCCTGAACGTACACGCCGCCGCCGACGGCTATATCTCACGGGTGAAGCAGTCTACCTACGGTTATGGCAACATCATCTATGTCACGCACCCCAACGGCCTGGTAACCACGTACGCGCACCTGCTGGAGTTTTACCAGCCGCTGGCCGACCATGTGCTGCAAAAGCAGTACGAGAAGCAGACTTTTGAGCTGGAGCTGTTCCCGGAGCCAGGGCAGTTCCCTGTGAAACGCGGCGACGTGATCGGCCTATCGGGTAACACCGGCGGCTCGGGTGGCCCGCACCTGCACTTCGAGATTCGCGACAAGGAAGACCGCCTGTACAACCCGCTGCGCTATACATTTAAGGAGGTGATCGACACCACGCCACCGGATATTTATAGTATAGGCATCGCGCCGCTTAACATCCACGCCAGGGTAAACAATGCGTTTGAGCGGGCCGAGCTGCGCACCAAAAAGGTAGGCAATAACTATACGTTGACCGACACGGTTTTCGCCCACGGCCTGCTGGGGCTGGAACTGCAGACCATCGACCGCCTCGACGGCGCTGCCAACAAGAACGGCACGCAGGAGGTAACGCTGTTCGTGAACGGGGAGCAGATGTATAACCACTACATCGACAGGGTACCTTTTGAGCTGTCGCGGCAAGTGTCGCAGCACATCAATTACGGCCAGTACAGGCGCCGTGGCAGTACGTTCCAGAAAGCATTTGTGGATTACGGCAACGACCTGCCGCTCTACAAGGCCAATGGCAGCGATGGCCGCCTGAAGGTGCACCCGGACTCGGTTTACCAGGTAAAGCTGGTGGCCCGCGACTCCTATAACAACACTTCCTCCCTGAGCTTCACGGTGAAGGGCCAAAAACCGGCCTTTACCCAAACCAGGTCTGCCACGGTGAAGAAGCCAAGTATAAACTACGAGATCCTGGGCAATGTGCTGCGGATAAACGCCGCCGATACCAGCGCCACACCCAAGAACATCGAGCTGTTTGTAGGCGGTGAGGAATTGATGCTGGTACCCAGCTACGTGAGCAACTCCATTGCCGTGGGCCTGTATGACCTGCGCGCCGGCCTGCCCGACTCGATGCGCTTCTGCGGGCTGAGCACAAGCTTTGGCCTGGAGCAGATGGTGCCGCCGGCGCAGGAGTTCCAGTTCCGTAACAGTTACCTGAAACTGGGCTTCGACAAACAGAGCCTGTACGACACGTTATACTTACAAACGAGCCTGGAAAACGGTGTATTCACGATCGGTGATTATTTCACGCCGCTGCACAAGGCCATTAAGGTAACGCTAAAGGCCGACACCACCGGCATAGACAAGAGCAAGGCTGCCGTATACTTCCTGGGCACCGGGCGAGGCCGCGGCTTTACCGGGGGCAAGTGGGAGGGCAACACCATCACCTTCACCACCCGGAACATGGGTAAGTTTAAAGTGATGGAAGATACCAAGGCCCCGACCATACGGTTGATCAGCAAGAGCCGCAACGGCATCAGCTTTAAAATAGCAGACGATCTCTCGGGCCTGAACTCCTATAATGCCTGGGTGGACGGAAAGTGGATCCTGATGAAGTATGAGCACAAACAGGCCACGATCTGGTCCGAAAAGCTGGATAAAAACATACCTTTATCGGGTGAGGTGATCCTGAAGGTAAGGGATAATGCCGGCAATGAGGCGGTGTATACTACCAGAATTTAA